A single region of the Lactobacillus xylocopicola genome encodes:
- a CDS encoding amino acid ABC transporter permease, whose protein sequence is MQNWINAYSWLNMRFLLMGLWVTIYVSVISVVLSFILGSILGIIRYSKIRFLGISKIVGFIIDIIRNIPLLLIIFFTYFGLPNFGLRPETIPAAIIAMTVFESSMIAEIVRSGIQSVSSGQMEGARSTGMSFVQALWHVVLPQAYKNMIPTIISQFVSLIKDTSLATIIVVPEMMQHAQVIYGQNGNYMIPMFVALAVLYFIVCFTLSVIGNQLGKHLT, encoded by the coding sequence ATGCAAAATTGGATTAACGCCTATTCATGGCTTAATATGCGCTTTTTATTGATGGGCCTCTGGGTAACGATTTATGTATCAGTTATTTCGGTTGTTCTTAGTTTTATTTTAGGCTCAATTTTAGGCATTATTAGATATTCAAAAATAAGATTCTTGGGTATTTCCAAAATAGTTGGCTTTATTATTGATATTATTCGTAATATCCCACTACTGCTGATTATCTTCTTTACCTACTTTGGTCTACCCAACTTTGGTTTAAGACCAGAAACGATTCCGGCAGCGATCATTGCAATGACCGTGTTTGAATCAAGTATGATTGCGGAAATTGTCCGTTCGGGTATTCAATCAGTATCATCTGGTCAGATGGAAGGGGCCAGGTCAACCGGAATGTCCTTTGTTCAGGCCTTGTGGCACGTTGTGCTGCCGCAGGCCTATAAGAACATGATTCCCACCATTATCAGCCAGTTTGTTTCGCTGATTAAGGATACATCGCTGGCTACGATTATTGTGGTACCGGAGATGATGCAGCACGCACAAGTGATTTACGGCCAGAATGGTAACTACATGATTCCAATGTTTGTCGCACTGGCAGTACTTTACTTCATTGTCTGCTTTACCCTGTCGGTAATTGGCAATCAGCTGGGTAAGCATTTGACGTAA
- a CDS encoding peptide ABC transporter substrate-binding protein, with protein sequence MKKGTKILAATAACLGLFLTACQKNADSGTNNQTKITVVQNAAVDSLDPILAYQNTSSTVVANVNEGLYTIDANDKTQLGLAASVKTSNHGLTKTFTIRKNAKWSNGDAVTANDFVFAWRRLSDPKLASAFNFQPGAAGIKNANEIVAGKKPVESLGVKAVDAKTLVVNLDHVVPYMDKLLAFSDFAPVNQKYFERAGKKFAQDSNHLIYSGPYQLKDWKLGDNTIQLVKNSKYWDAKNVKVKEVKLDVITDPEKAAIAYENGSADYVHLSGQLAAKYRKDKGFENDVGNFTQYIMFNLKKPGMNNENLRKAISHSIDRQEITTHILKDGSIPAHSMVMKDLVKNPANNKDFADESTNNLTNYAPAAAKQYWNKAKATTKVRDFTLLYDDSDPSYANVAAYIKAQVEKHLPGMKVNLQQVAKKTRLDKMSKATYDATLTRWGPDYADPTAILSMYQSKNDSNYGHWANAEFDRLLARADQTTDQKKRYQLLLKANNVLIDSASCPPLYQNGAPVLKRTNIEHLPMHIAGVPFFFKYASIK encoded by the coding sequence ATGAAAAAAGGCACAAAAATATTAGCTGCTACTGCTGCATGTTTAGGTTTATTTCTGACTGCTTGTCAAAAAAATGCAGATTCTGGTACGAACAACCAGACTAAAATCACGGTTGTTCAGAATGCGGCCGTTGACTCGCTAGATCCAATTCTAGCCTACCAAAATACTTCGTCAACAGTGGTGGCAAATGTGAATGAAGGGTTATATACCATTGATGCTAATGACAAAACACAGTTAGGACTGGCCGCCAGCGTTAAGACCAGCAATCACGGATTGACAAAAACGTTTACCATTCGTAAGAATGCGAAGTGGTCAAATGGTGATGCAGTTACAGCTAACGATTTTGTCTTTGCTTGGCGGCGCTTGTCTGATCCTAAGTTGGCTTCAGCTTTCAACTTCCAACCGGGAGCTGCAGGAATCAAAAATGCCAATGAGATCGTAGCTGGTAAAAAACCAGTTGAGTCATTGGGGGTCAAGGCAGTTGACGCCAAGACCCTAGTGGTCAATTTGGATCATGTCGTCCCCTATATGGATAAGCTACTGGCTTTCAGCGACTTTGCTCCAGTTAACCAAAAGTATTTTGAACGGGCTGGTAAGAAGTTCGCTCAGGATTCAAACCACTTAATTTATTCTGGCCCATACCAACTCAAGGATTGGAAATTAGGGGATAACACTATTCAATTGGTCAAAAATTCCAAGTATTGGGATGCCAAGAACGTTAAAGTTAAAGAAGTTAAGCTTGACGTTATCACCGACCCCGAAAAGGCAGCAATTGCTTATGAAAATGGTAGTGCTGACTATGTTCATTTGAGCGGTCAATTAGCTGCTAAGTACCGTAAAGATAAAGGCTTTGAAAACGACGTAGGGAACTTTACCCAGTACATTATGTTCAACCTCAAAAAGCCCGGAATGAATAATGAAAACTTGCGGAAGGCAATTTCTCACAGTATTGACCGACAAGAAATCACTACCCATATTTTAAAAGATGGTTCAATTCCGGCACACTCAATGGTTATGAAGGATTTGGTTAAGAATCCGGCTAATAATAAAGATTTTGCTGACGAATCAACAAATAATTTAACAAATTATGCGCCTGCTGCTGCCAAACAGTACTGGAACAAGGCTAAAGCGACAACTAAGGTAAGAGACTTCACCTTGTTATACGATGATAGTGATCCATCGTATGCCAATGTGGCGGCCTATATTAAAGCTCAAGTTGAAAAACATCTTCCTGGCATGAAAGTCAACCTGCAACAAGTAGCCAAGAAAACCAGATTAGATAAAATGTCGAAGGCCACTTATGATGCAACACTGACTCGGTGGGGGCCAGATTATGCGGATCCAACTGCTATTTTGAGCATGTACCAATCTAAGAATGACAGTAATTATGGTCATTGGGCCAATGCTGAATTTGATCGTTTGCTAGCGCGAGCAGACCAGACGACTGACCAGAAGAAGCGCTATCAGCTTTTGCTAAAGGCCAACAATGTCTTAATTGATAGTGCTTCTTGCCCGCCGCTCTATCAAAACGGCGCGCCTGTTCTGAAGAGAACAAATATTGAGCACCTACCAATGCATATTGCCGGTGTACCGTTCTTCTTCAAGTATGCATCAATTAAGTAA
- a CDS encoding transporter substrate-binding domain-containing protein translates to MKKKFWLLPLLVGVLFLTGCGKSLSDQSVLDNVKQSNTITWGVKGDVKLFGLIDVRDGQQKGFDVDMAKHITKHILGPKGQAKFVTTTSQSRVPLLKNGNVDAVIATMSITPERKKIISFSKSYFDAGQSLLVSKKSSIKSAKDLNGKTVIGVVGANSVQNIKKVAPKAKVIELQDYAQAMNALKSGQGDALTTDNGILFGLAVQNPGYVVRGGTFTVEPYGVAVNKGQTSFTKAVDQAVLEMQHNGEYNRLIKKWFGDVPGFKYKELYRQ, encoded by the coding sequence ATGAAAAAGAAATTTTGGCTACTTCCCTTATTGGTCGGTGTTCTTTTTTTGACAGGTTGTGGTAAAAGCTTATCGGACCAGTCCGTTTTAGATAATGTTAAGCAATCTAATACCATTACTTGGGGCGTTAAAGGTGATGTTAAACTTTTTGGGCTGATTGATGTCCGTGATGGCCAACAAAAAGGCTTCGACGTTGATATGGCTAAGCATATTACTAAGCACATTTTGGGCCCGAAAGGGCAGGCCAAATTTGTCACGACTACCTCCCAATCAAGGGTACCACTGCTTAAGAACGGTAACGTTGATGCAGTGATCGCGACCATGTCAATTACCCCAGAACGAAAAAAAATTATCTCTTTTTCTAAGTCATATTTTGATGCCGGTCAATCACTCTTGGTTTCAAAGAAGTCCTCAATTAAGAGTGCGAAAGACTTAAATGGCAAAACGGTAATTGGGGTAGTTGGAGCTAATTCGGTCCAAAATATCAAAAAAGTGGCGCCCAAAGCTAAGGTAATTGAGCTCCAAGACTATGCTCAGGCGATGAACGCGCTGAAGTCAGGCCAAGGCGATGCCTTGACCACCGATAATGGTATTTTGTTTGGTTTAGCCGTTCAAAATCCGGGCTATGTAGTCCGCGGAGGTACTTTTACAGTAGAACCTTATGGCGTTGCAGTTAATAAGGGGCAAACCTCATTCACCAAGGCGGTTGATCAGGCCGTGCTTGAGATGCAGCATAACGGTGAATACAACCGTTTGATTAAAAAGTGGTTTGGCGATGTCCCAGGATTCAAGTATAAGGAGCTGTATCGCCAATGA
- a CDS encoding amino acid ABC transporter ATP-binding protein, giving the protein MSMIEFHDVQKYYGHFHALHDINLEIDQGETVVLIGPSGSGKSTLVRTVNGLESIQEGQLIVNGHDLSDSKTNLNILRSDVGMVFQHFNLYKNKDVLENIMLAPRIVSHIPEEENKKQAIELLEMVGLEKWAHNMPSQISGGQKQRVAIARTLAMRPKLILYDEPTSALDPEMIDDVLQVIKKVTNESGMTSLIVTHEMGFAKEVANRVIFMDKGQIVEDDDSQSFFKQPKTERAQQFLSKIISH; this is encoded by the coding sequence ATGTCGATGATAGAATTCCATGATGTGCAGAAATATTATGGCCATTTTCATGCACTGCACGACATTAATTTAGAGATTGATCAAGGTGAAACGGTGGTTCTGATCGGACCATCCGGTTCAGGTAAGAGTACCTTGGTACGTACCGTGAACGGACTTGAGTCAATTCAAGAAGGTCAGTTGATTGTTAATGGACACGATTTGTCCGATTCCAAGACTAACCTAAACATCTTGCGTAGTGATGTAGGCATGGTTTTTCAGCACTTTAATTTATACAAAAATAAAGACGTGCTTGAGAATATCATGCTGGCACCGCGAATCGTCAGTCACATTCCTGAAGAAGAGAATAAGAAACAGGCGATTGAACTGCTTGAAATGGTTGGCCTAGAAAAGTGGGCTCATAATATGCCATCACAGATTTCCGGTGGGCAGAAGCAGCGGGTGGCTATTGCCAGAACGCTGGCGATGCGACCAAAGCTTATTCTTTATGATGAACCAACTTCAGCGCTTGATCCGGAAATGATTGATGACGTTTTACAAGTTATCAAAAAGGTTACTAATGAAAGTGGCATGACCTCCCTGATCGTGACCCACGAAATGGGCTTTGCCAAAGAAGTTGCCAACCGGGTAATTTTTATGGATAAGGGTCAAATTGTTGAAGATGATGATAGTCAAAGTTTCTTTAAGCAGCCTAAGACAGAGCGTGCCCAACAGTTTTTGAGTAAGATTATTTCGCACTAA
- a CDS encoding PfkB family carbohydrate kinase produces MKLISIGDNVADTYVKQRSYFPGGNCVNVAVDAKKAGAEVSAYLGILGDDDRAQHIEKSLQAEKVDLVNCRKAYAPTAQPRVLLTTAGDRTFKAGPKNSALHLLSLRLTPDDFKKIATFDVSHLSIDSGIEAYLPELHRLVKVSFDFSDLRDDDYFKRVLPNVDYAFFSGAALEDEQAVEFAKKYLTLGPEVVVITRGEQPALVLTSQTACYQDPQKVEVIDTMGAGDSFIAGFLVSYFDHKNLVQAAQAASKNAAATCQIQGGFGHPKSF; encoded by the coding sequence ATGAAACTAATTTCAATTGGCGATAATGTAGCCGACACATATGTTAAGCAAAGGAGTTACTTTCCTGGGGGGAACTGTGTTAACGTTGCGGTTGACGCCAAAAAGGCTGGGGCTGAGGTGTCCGCCTACCTAGGGATTCTGGGTGACGATGATCGCGCACAACACATTGAAAAATCATTACAAGCAGAAAAGGTCGATTTGGTTAATTGCCGCAAGGCATATGCACCAACTGCACAACCACGGGTTTTGCTCACTACAGCGGGAGATAGAACCTTTAAGGCTGGCCCGAAAAATTCGGCCTTGCACCTGCTGTCTTTGAGACTAACCCCAGACGATTTCAAAAAAATTGCTACTTTTGATGTTAGTCACTTGAGCATCGATTCTGGCATCGAAGCTTATCTTCCTGAACTTCATCGCCTAGTTAAAGTATCATTTGATTTTTCAGATTTACGCGATGATGATTACTTCAAAAGGGTTTTGCCTAACGTTGATTATGCTTTCTTTTCAGGGGCAGCTTTAGAAGATGAGCAAGCGGTTGAATTTGCCAAAAAATACTTAACCTTAGGTCCTGAAGTTGTTGTAATTACCAGGGGTGAGCAGCCAGCATTAGTGTTAACTTCGCAAACTGCTTGTTATCAAGATCCCCAAAAAGTTGAAGTCATCGATACAATGGGCGCTGGAGATAGTTTTATCGCAGGTTTTTTGGTTTCTTATTTTGACCACAAAAACTTGGTTCAGGCAGCGCAAGCAGCCAGCAAAAATGCTGCTGCCACTTGTCAAATACAGGGTGGTTTTGGCCACCCAAAATCTTTTTAG
- a CDS encoding calcium-translocating P-type ATPase, PMCA-type yields MAQNFYQQAVKDVEKELATSQTSGLKSDQVKQLQEKNGPNSLAGTKKTSIWQRFLAQFKDFMIIVLIIAALLSGFVAQEWTDAAIIMIVVLLNAVLGVFQETRSEEAINALKKMATPNAHVRRNGQVVVLPSTELVPGDVVLLEAGDVVPADLRLVVTKSLKVEESALTGESVPVDKDAAAINAAKVPLADQVNMAFANTNVTYGRGEGIVTQIGMGTEVGKIATMLNNADETDTPLKRNLNQLGKTLTIMILLICAVVFVVGFLTKRGSAPADKLAIDMFLVAVSLAVAAIPEGLPAIVTIILALGTQVMAAHKAIVRKLPAVETLGATDVICSDKTGTLTQNKMTVEQLYYNGRVQQADQEITEDNRALLAMILANDSKLDEADQLLGDPTETALVQYALDQKIAVRALIDGHKRVQEVPFDSSRKLMSTVNENDGQYFVAVKGAPDQLLERVTQIDLAGQVQKITAAQKDQIMAANQKMAKQALRVLGLAYKTTKQLPVDPTTDNVETDLTFAGLVGMIDPERPEAQAAIVEARNAGIRTVMITGDFQVTAQAIAERLGILKANQDDRVVTGSQLDEFSDEYLQKHVRDYSVYARVSPEHKVRIVKAWQAAGKIVAMTGDGVNDAPSLKQADIGIGMGITGTEVSKGASDMILADDNFATIVEAVKQGRKVFSNIQKAILYLMSCNVGEVLTVFMMTMLGWDILAPVQLLWINLVTDTLPAIALGLEPVEKGIMTRLPRGKKSNFFSGGVSSSIAYQGILEGIIVLLTYQLGLNMGPHVGNANMQHGDALTMAFLTLGLIQLFHAFNSKYIHQSIFSKQTFTNKWFNWAIVISALVMAAVELPFLTKFFNVTELNGIQWLIVLTAGLSMIIIVEVVKYFQHRLGQK; encoded by the coding sequence ATGGCGCAAAATTTTTACCAGCAAGCAGTTAAGGACGTTGAAAAAGAACTGGCAACGTCCCAGACTAGCGGACTAAAGTCAGATCAGGTGAAGCAACTGCAAGAAAAAAATGGTCCCAACAGTTTGGCTGGGACTAAGAAAACTAGTATTTGGCAGCGTTTTTTAGCTCAATTTAAGGATTTCATGATTATTGTGTTAATCATTGCCGCCCTCTTGTCCGGCTTTGTAGCTCAGGAATGGACGGATGCAGCAATAATTATGATTGTTGTTCTGCTTAATGCAGTTCTAGGGGTTTTTCAAGAAACGCGGTCCGAAGAAGCAATTAATGCCCTAAAGAAGATGGCAACCCCTAACGCGCATGTCCGGCGAAACGGCCAAGTAGTTGTATTACCGAGTACCGAACTGGTGCCAGGTGATGTAGTCCTGCTTGAAGCTGGTGATGTGGTTCCCGCTGACTTGCGCTTGGTAGTCACCAAAAGTTTGAAAGTTGAGGAGTCGGCCTTAACGGGGGAATCTGTCCCAGTTGATAAGGATGCAGCCGCGATTAATGCGGCCAAAGTCCCGCTAGCTGATCAAGTTAACATGGCCTTTGCCAATACTAATGTGACTTACGGTCGTGGTGAAGGAATTGTTACTCAGATTGGGATGGGGACTGAGGTTGGCAAAATTGCAACTATGCTCAACAATGCTGATGAAACCGATACGCCACTCAAGCGCAATTTAAACCAACTGGGTAAGACACTGACAATAATGATCCTGTTGATCTGCGCGGTTGTCTTTGTGGTCGGTTTTTTGACCAAGCGGGGAAGTGCACCAGCAGACAAGCTGGCAATTGACATGTTCTTAGTTGCTGTTTCACTTGCAGTAGCTGCAATTCCCGAAGGGCTGCCGGCCATTGTTACGATTATCTTAGCTCTGGGTACCCAAGTAATGGCTGCCCACAAGGCGATTGTGCGCAAGCTGCCAGCAGTTGAGACATTGGGGGCAACCGATGTTATTTGCTCAGATAAGACGGGAACGTTGACCCAGAACAAGATGACAGTTGAGCAGCTGTATTATAATGGAAGAGTTCAGCAAGCAGACCAAGAGATTACTGAGGATAATCGGGCACTGCTAGCAATGATTTTGGCGAATGACTCTAAACTAGATGAAGCCGACCAGCTTCTTGGTGATCCTACTGAAACTGCCTTGGTGCAGTATGCCCTTGACCAAAAAATTGCCGTCCGAGCATTAATTGATGGTCACAAGCGAGTTCAGGAAGTACCATTTGACTCTAGTCGTAAGCTGATGAGTACGGTTAATGAGAATGACGGCCAGTATTTTGTGGCGGTTAAGGGTGCGCCTGACCAGCTTTTAGAGCGGGTAACCCAGATTGATCTGGCTGGCCAAGTGCAGAAAATCACGGCTGCCCAAAAAGACCAAATAATGGCTGCCAACCAAAAAATGGCCAAACAGGCTTTGCGGGTGTTAGGCTTAGCTTATAAAACAACTAAGCAGCTGCCAGTTGACCCAACGACTGACAATGTTGAAACGGATTTGACTTTTGCTGGATTAGTGGGAATGATTGATCCGGAACGACCGGAAGCTCAGGCGGCAATTGTAGAAGCCCGCAATGCTGGCATTCGTACTGTTATGATTACCGGTGACTTCCAGGTTACTGCTCAAGCAATTGCGGAGCGCTTAGGGATTTTAAAGGCTAACCAAGATGATCGGGTGGTCACGGGTAGCCAGCTTGATGAGTTCAGTGATGAATATCTGCAAAAACATGTTCGTGACTATAGTGTCTATGCGCGTGTTTCACCTGAACATAAGGTTCGGATTGTAAAAGCTTGGCAAGCCGCAGGTAAAATTGTGGCTATGACCGGTGATGGGGTGAACGATGCGCCGAGCCTGAAGCAAGCCGATATTGGTATCGGCATGGGCATCACGGGGACTGAGGTCTCAAAGGGTGCCAGTGACATGATTTTAGCGGACGATAATTTTGCTACAATTGTGGAAGCCGTTAAACAAGGGCGCAAGGTCTTTAGCAATATTCAAAAGGCCATCCTGTATTTGATGAGCTGCAATGTCGGAGAAGTTCTGACCGTCTTTATGATGACCATGTTGGGCTGGGATATTCTGGCTCCGGTACAATTATTGTGGATCAATCTAGTTACCGACACGCTACCGGCGATTGCTTTGGGCCTTGAACCGGTCGAAAAAGGCATAATGACGCGCCTACCACGCGGAAAGAAGTCAAACTTTTTTAGTGGAGGTGTTTCCAGCTCCATTGCCTACCAAGGAATTTTAGAAGGAATAATTGTGTTATTGACCTATCAGTTAGGCTTAAATATGGGTCCGCACGTGGGTAACGCTAACATGCAACACGGTGATGCCTTAACCATGGCCTTCTTGACTTTGGGTCTGATTCAACTTTTCCATGCCTTTAATTCTAAGTACATTCACCAGTCAATTTTTTCCAAACAGACCTTTACCAATAAGTGGTTTAACTGGGCGATTGTGATTTCGGCACTGGTAATGGCAGCGGTCGAATTGCCTTTTTTGACGAAGTTCTTCAATGTAACTGAGCTCAATGGTATACAATGGCTGATAGTGCTGACCGCTGGTCTTAGCATGATTATCATTGTGGAAGTAGTTAAATATTTCCAGCACCGACTGGGTCAAAAGTAA
- a CDS encoding SIS domain-containing protein has translation MKKEYQQEIAKVVAAVKKRGDLNHVYFAACGGSMAFLQPGEYIINRECDIPATVLPAREFTTRNPHDLGKHSLVVTCSHSGSTPETNEATKFASQKGAMTVAITFATGSDLEQNADYTLHYSWGKGTDAADLNTGVLYGFIFSLLKAVTGDGKFDKGLAALADLEKIAARTRAQFDAITKKWTSELKREKLIYAVGSGINAGQVYSFSACWLQEMQWINSSYINSGEYFHGPFEITDFDVPFIICIGMGVTREMDQRVANFAQQHSEKVYLIDNSKFNLHEIDPEFQEYYSQILAGVVFRQLAEGFAYERGHSLDVRRYMWHLDY, from the coding sequence ATGAAGAAAGAATATCAACAAGAAATTGCCAAGGTTGTTGCTGCAGTCAAAAAGCGGGGAGACCTTAATCACGTGTATTTTGCAGCTTGTGGTGGCTCCATGGCCTTCTTGCAGCCAGGTGAATACATCATCAATCGCGAATGTGATATTCCAGCAACGGTATTACCAGCACGTGAGTTTACCACTCGTAACCCCCACGACTTAGGAAAGCACAGTTTAGTGGTAACTTGTTCTCATTCGGGGAGTACGCCGGAAACTAATGAGGCAACCAAGTTTGCCAGCCAAAAGGGCGCAATGACGGTTGCAATTACGTTTGCTACTGGTTCAGACTTAGAACAGAATGCTGATTATACTTTGCATTATAGTTGGGGGAAGGGAACAGACGCAGCTGATTTGAATACAGGGGTCTTGTACGGGTTCATCTTTAGCCTATTAAAGGCAGTAACGGGTGACGGTAAATTTGATAAGGGCTTGGCCGCACTGGCTGATTTAGAAAAAATTGCGGCCAGAACTAGAGCACAATTTGACGCTATCACGAAGAAGTGGACTAGTGAGTTAAAACGAGAAAAACTAATCTATGCAGTCGGTTCGGGCATTAATGCGGGTCAGGTATATTCGTTTTCAGCCTGCTGGCTACAAGAAATGCAGTGGATTAACAGTAGTTATATTAACTCTGGTGAATACTTCCACGGTCCATTTGAAATTACTGACTTTGATGTTCCCTTCATTATCTGTATTGGCATGGGAGTCACGCGCGAGATGGACCAACGTGTAGCTAACTTTGCCCAGCAGCATAGTGAAAAAGTTTATCTAATTGACAATAGTAAGTTTAATTTGCATGAAATTGATCCAGAGTTCCAAGAGTATTATTCACAAATTCTTGCTGGTGTAGTCTTTCGGCAATTGGCTGAAGGCTTTGCTTATGAGCGGGGTCACTCACTTGATGTTCGCCGCTACATGTGGCACTTGGATTATTAG
- a CDS encoding amino acid ABC transporter permease, with translation MISIFTKYSNDLLIGLGWTVLSSVIALFFSLIIGTVFAIMEVVPSKTMRTIGRVYVEILRNIPLLVITMFFYLVIPKYVVSINGFTAGTIGLTLYTSAFIAETIRSGIQSVSGGQMEGARSTGMTYWQAMRHIILPQAFKIVIPPLGNQFVNLVKNSSVLAFVAGFDLMYQANTVASATFDTINSYLVVGFLYLIVTLPLSYYMQHLEKKLA, from the coding sequence ATGATTAGTATCTTTACAAAATATAGCAACGATTTGCTTATCGGTTTAGGTTGGACGGTTTTGTCCAGTGTGATTGCCTTGTTTTTCAGTTTAATAATTGGTACGGTATTTGCGATTATGGAGGTCGTTCCGAGCAAAACAATGCGGACAATTGGACGGGTATACGTAGAGATTTTGCGTAATATTCCCCTGCTGGTAATCACCATGTTCTTCTACTTGGTTATTCCCAAGTATGTGGTTAGTATCAATGGGTTTACTGCCGGCACGATCGGCTTAACGCTCTATACTTCGGCATTCATTGCCGAAACGATTCGTTCTGGTATTCAGTCTGTTTCAGGCGGCCAGATGGAAGGGGCCAGATCGACCGGAATGACCTACTGGCAGGCCATGCGTCACATTATTTTGCCGCAGGCTTTCAAGATTGTCATCCCACCGCTTGGTAACCAGTTTGTTAATTTGGTTAAAAACTCGTCAGTACTCGCTTTTGTGGCGGGCTTTGACTTGATGTATCAAGCAAATACAGTCGCTTCAGCTACCTTTGATACGATTAATAGTTACTTGGTGGTAGGGTTTTTGTACCTAATTGTTACTTTGCCGCTAAGTTATTACATGCAGCATTTAGAAAAGAAATTAGCCTAG